A window of the Acetobacteraceae bacterium genome harbors these coding sequences:
- a CDS encoding DUF4102 domain-containing protein: MLTDRQVRNFKKDGFFRDCKNLYLIVREEGKNRSWCFRYKSPISLKERRMGLGPYPDISLALAREKAVALRRLLLEKKDPLEERRLEELERKKTQGCTFEEVSKSYIESKFIQWKGGKDGTTCRKYQGQLSLHAYPLIGKKPIAEIEKQDILKILEPIIQKGQGKTALELRKYLKSILDYAKAHDWRDGDNPAEWKGNLDHILPNPSKIASVTPHKAIQYEKMPNFMKALMQSKGTAALAVRFAILNASRSGEARGARWEEIDLERALWTIPKERMKAGLEHFVTLSRPAIALLNEAKPLSNGAGLIFPNSRGKALSDIMLLKAVKTAGNLIDEADLTLHGLRATFRTWVGEETHYQREIAEHALSHVVGNKVERAYSRGTMEEKRRPLMEDWGRFCMGEKE, from the coding sequence ATGCTAACCGATAGACAAGTACGCAATTTTAAAAAAGATGGTTTTTTTCGAGATTGTAAAAACCTATACCTAATCGTACGAGAGGAAGGCAAAAATCGCTCTTGGTGCTTTAGGTACAAAAGTCCAATATCCCTCAAAGAAAGACGCATGGGATTAGGCCCTTATCCAGATATAAGTTTAGCGCTTGCAAGAGAAAAAGCTGTAGCCCTCAGACGACTTCTATTGGAAAAGAAAGACCCCCTAGAAGAACGCAGGCTTGAAGAATTAGAACGCAAAAAGACCCAAGGATGCACTTTTGAGGAAGTATCGAAGAGCTATATCGAATCAAAATTCATTCAATGGAAAGGTGGCAAAGACGGCACCACATGCAGGAAATACCAAGGCCAGCTTTCACTTCATGCTTATCCTCTCATTGGCAAGAAACCTATTGCAGAAATAGAAAAGCAAGACATTCTTAAAATTTTAGAGCCTATCATTCAAAAAGGACAAGGCAAAACTGCCTTAGAGCTTAGGAAATACCTCAAATCAATTCTTGATTATGCCAAAGCACATGATTGGCGAGATGGAGACAACCCTGCGGAATGGAAAGGCAATCTCGATCATATTTTGCCTAACCCTTCAAAAATAGCGTCTGTGACACCTCACAAAGCTATCCAATACGAAAAGATGCCTAATTTTATGAAGGCCTTAATGCAAAGCAAAGGTACAGCAGCTTTAGCCGTTCGTTTTGCGATTCTAAACGCAAGCAGAAGCGGAGAAGCAAGAGGCGCAAGATGGGAAGAAATAGACCTAGAGAGGGCATTATGGACTATTCCCAAGGAAAGAATGAAAGCTGGCCTAGAACATTTTGTAACCCTTTCACGCCCTGCGATAGCGCTCCTTAATGAAGCAAAGCCTCTGAGCAACGGCGCTGGGCTAATCTTCCCTAACAGCAGAGGAAAAGCCCTTTCCGATATTATGCTTCTAAAAGCTGTAAAAACTGCGGGCAATCTTATAGATGAAGCTGACCTCACCCTTCACGGCTTAAGAGCTACTTTTAGAACATGGGTCGGAGAAGAAACACATTATCAAAGAGAAATTGCTGAACATGCTTTAAGCCATGTTGTTGGCAATAAAGTAGAGCGTGCTTATAGCAGAGGCACGATGGAAGAAAAACGCCGCCCTTTAATGGAAGATTGGGGGCGGTTTTGCATGGGAGAAAAAGAATGA